ATGAGCCTTGTGTAAGGGATCAAAACTCCCTCCATAGAGCGCTAATTCTTTGTATTTTAAGACGCTATTCATTGTATTCAAAGCTAGACGCCTTAGTCAATTTGGCGAATTTAACCCCCCTAAGCCCCCCGATTTCTAATTGCAAGCGTTGGATTTCAAGCGAACTGCCTTGTAAAATAATCGTTTCTAAACAATTATGCCCATCCATGTGAATATGTGTGGTGCATAAAACATGCGTCCCGCTGGCATGCTGAATGTCTATCATGCGCTGGTTTAATTCCCTTTGGTGGTGATCATAAATCACCACAAGCACGGCGATTTTACTCCCATCATTAGGGTTATCTTCTGCCCAATTGTCTTCTACTAATTTTTCTCTGATCATGTCGCGCACTAATTCTGAGCGAGAAGAATAGCCGTTTTTAAT
The window above is part of the Helicobacter pylori genome. Proteins encoded here:
- the nikR gene encoding nickel-responsive transcriptional regulator NikR, with the translated sequence MDTHNKDDSIIRFSVSLQQNLLDELDNRIIKNGYSSRSELVRDMIREKLVEDNWAEDNPNDGSKIAVLVVIYDHHQRELNQRMIDIQHASGTHVLCTTHIHMDGHNCLETIILQGSSLEIQRLQLEIGGLRGVKFAKLTKASSFEYNE